A region of Leclercia adecarboxylata DNA encodes the following proteins:
- a CDS encoding DUF1349 domain-containing protein — translation MFKSFAWINEPAKWQCQNGTLQVTTDDKTDFWRETWYGFERFSGHVFATEAEGDFTFQLKICADFTTLYDQAGLMMIGDEQHWLKAGIEYNDGAPAIGSVLTLGHSDWATGIFPGDARAFWLRLTRKGDSLRLQYSTEGQTWPLIRLSYFPPGPVRIGAMCCTPERAGLDVVFQDILLTPPLDKALHDLS, via the coding sequence ATGTTTAAATCGTTCGCCTGGATAAATGAGCCCGCAAAGTGGCAGTGCCAGAACGGCACTCTACAGGTCACCACCGATGACAAAACTGATTTCTGGCGCGAAACCTGGTACGGGTTTGAACGCTTTTCCGGTCATGTCTTTGCCACTGAGGCTGAGGGCGATTTTACTTTCCAGCTCAAAATCTGCGCAGACTTTACCACGCTGTACGATCAGGCCGGATTGATGATGATAGGTGATGAACAGCACTGGTTAAAAGCGGGGATAGAATATAACGACGGCGCGCCCGCCATTGGCAGCGTGCTGACGCTCGGCCATTCCGACTGGGCTACAGGAATTTTTCCCGGTGATGCGCGAGCGTTCTGGCTCAGGCTCACGCGTAAAGGAGACAGCCTGAGACTGCAGTATTCAACGGAGGGACAGACGTGGCCTTTAATACGCCTGAGCTATTTTCCGCCGGGGCCGGTCAGGATCGGTGCAATGTGTTGTACTCCGGAGCGGGCGGGCCTGGATGTTGTGTTTCAGGACATCCTTTTAACGCCGCCGCTGGATAAGGCACTGCATGATTTGAGCTAA
- a CDS encoding MFS transporter, translated as MLQNNHKALIRIAVVMAFIQFTNALEYMMFNPVFAFMAADFAVPVSYSGYASGMYTAGAVISGVIAFYWIGRFNKKRFLIANMALLGLLTLITTFISSFSLLLTLRFCAGLVGGTTMGVGISILINHAPTNLRGKMLATVIASFSMVSIAGMPTLLFLCTYYGWHVALWLISTLCLLALPLIVFIIPQTSDAVDTLRTQSVDVDTLLFASGNALVQFSPMLIVPVLVPLLTQQLSASHELLPWLFFGGGVAGYLATKMTGVLTSRYSALRLATASTLVFILSLLIPALGYQHAVLFITLFLGASYSRLVVSSALTIQFPDDRQRAGFSSLQTSIMYLVTTVAFFLSSFLIPDQGMAPENINRLLAVCAISAAGFPVMVIILQKKLAERVPIRT; from the coding sequence ATGCTACAAAACAATCACAAAGCACTCATACGAATAGCCGTTGTCATGGCTTTTATCCAGTTCACTAATGCGCTGGAATATATGATGTTCAATCCTGTTTTTGCTTTTATGGCAGCAGATTTCGCAGTTCCCGTATCATACTCAGGCTATGCATCCGGTATGTACACAGCGGGCGCAGTTATTTCGGGCGTCATCGCTTTTTACTGGATTGGTCGTTTCAATAAGAAACGTTTTTTAATCGCCAATATGGCCCTGTTAGGGCTGCTGACACTTATAACAACCTTTATTTCCAGTTTTAGTCTTCTGCTGACATTACGCTTTTGCGCAGGGCTTGTTGGCGGTACGACAATGGGGGTGGGTATCAGTATATTAATAAACCATGCGCCGACTAACCTGCGCGGAAAAATGTTAGCGACGGTGATTGCGTCATTTTCGATGGTAAGTATTGCGGGCATGCCCACGCTATTATTTTTGTGCACCTATTACGGCTGGCATGTCGCTTTGTGGTTAATAAGTACACTTTGTTTACTGGCATTGCCGCTTATTGTATTCATCATACCCCAGACTTCCGACGCTGTTGACACTCTCCGCACGCAGTCTGTTGATGTGGATACTTTACTGTTCGCCTCCGGTAATGCGCTTGTGCAGTTTAGTCCAATGCTGATCGTTCCGGTTCTGGTGCCATTATTGACTCAGCAGTTAAGCGCATCACATGAGCTGTTGCCCTGGCTGTTCTTCGGCGGGGGTGTTGCAGGTTACCTGGCGACAAAAATGACCGGCGTCTTAACCTCGCGTTATTCTGCTTTGCGACTGGCAACAGCTTCGACCCTCGTCTTTATACTCAGTTTGTTAATCCCGGCTCTCGGCTATCAGCATGCGGTGTTATTTATAACGTTATTTCTCGGTGCCTCTTACAGCCGTCTGGTTGTATCTTCGGCGTTGACGATTCAGTTTCCTGATGACAGGCAACGAGCCGGATTTTCTTCACTACAGACATCGATAATGTATCTGGTTACCACCGTCGCCTTTTTCCTGTCCTCTTTTCTGATACCCGATCAGGGTATGGCACCAGAAAATATAAACAGGTTGCTGGCGGTATGTGCCATTTCCGCCGCAGGCTTCCCCGTTATGGTGATTATTCTGCAAAAGAAACTCGCTGAACGTGTCCCCATTCGAACCTGA